A region of Gracilinanus agilis isolate LMUSP501 chromosome 3, AgileGrace, whole genome shotgun sequence DNA encodes the following proteins:
- the LOC123240074 gene encoding U1 small nuclear ribonucleoprotein C-like, with protein sequence MPKFYCDYCDTYLTHDSPSVRKTHCSGRKHKENVRDYYQKWMEEQAQSLIDKTTITFQQGRIPPNLFSALPPGGPMIPPPHPTMMGPPPPGMMPVGPPPGMRMPMGGHMPMMPGLLMMRPLPYPMMVPTRPSMPRLDR encoded by the coding sequence ATGCCCAAGTTTTACTGTGATTACTGCGATACCTATCTCACTCATGATTCTCCATCTGTGAGGAAGACCCACTGTAGTGGAAGGAAGCACAAAGAGAATGTGAGAGACTATTATCAAAAATGGATGGAAGAGCAAGCCCAGAGCCTGATTGATAAAACAACCATCACATTTCAGCAAGGAAGAATTCCTCCCAATCTTTTCTCTGCTCTTCCACCAGGAGGGCCCATGATTCCACCTCCTCACCCTACCATGATGGGGCCTCCCCCTCCTGGAATGATGCCTGTGGGGCCTCCTCCTGGCATGAGGATGCCCATGGGAGGTCACATGCCTATGATGCCTGGCCTTCTGATGATGAGACCCCTTCCCTATCCCATGATGGTCCCCACTCGCCCATCGATGCCCAGACTAGAcagataa